A single Epinephelus fuscoguttatus linkage group LG13, E.fuscoguttatus.final_Chr_v1 DNA region contains:
- the myo1b gene encoding unconventional myosin-Ib isoform X2, producing MEVKTSLLDNMIGVGDMVLLEPLSEDSFIENLRNRFDHNEIYTYIGSVVISMNPYRSLPIYTPDKVEEYRNRNFYELSPHIYALADEAYRSLRDQDKDQCILITGESGAGKTEASKLVMSYVAAVCGKGQEVNKVKEQLLQSNPVLEAFGNAKTVRNDNSSRFGKYMDIEFDFKGDPLGGVISNYLLEKSRVVKQPRGERNFHVFYQLLSGASDDTLKKLKLDRDFSKYNYLSLDSAAVNGLDDAANFRTVRNAMQIVGFMEDEVQSVLELVAAVLKLGNIEFKPESRCNGTDESRIKDKNDLKEMCELLGIEQSVLERAFSYRTVEAKLEKVSTTLNVAQAYYARDALAKNLYSRLFSWLVTRINESIKAQTKARHKVMGVLDIYGFEIFEDNSFEQFIINYCNEKLQQIFIELTLREEQEEYVREGIEWTNIEYFNNAIICDLIENHQNGILAMLDEECLRPGTVTDETFLDKLNTICAEHQHFESRLSKNSKFLTDHSLPHNCFRIQHYAGKVLYRVEGFVDKNNDLLYRDLSQAMYKANHSLIKQLFPEGNPAKVNLKRPPTAGFQFKASVGTLMKNLLTKNPNYIRCIKPNDKKASHIFTDSLVCHQVRYLGLMENVRVRRAGYAFRQAYEPCLERYKMLCKRTWPHWRGPAREGVEVLMADLQVPAEEFSYGRSKIFIRNPRTLFFLEERRRQCLQDLATLIQKIYRGWKCRSHFLLLKKSQIVVAAWYRRYAQQKKYQQIKSATTVVQSYTRGWQARKLLRELKYQKRCEEAVTTIAAFWHGTQARMELRRLKQEARNKHAVTVIWAYWQGTKARRELRRLKEEARRKHAVAVIWAYWQGLKVRREYRKFFRANAGKKIYDFTIQRIMQKYFLGLKSTMPSMSPIDKSWPTRPYLFLDGVHTELRRIFHLWRCKKYRSQFTEEKKAIFEEKLEASEIFKDKKALYPSSVSQPFKGDYLEITKNPKYQKLSSAVDEKVLLADVVNKINRANGKGTARIFLLTKKNFLLADQKTGQVKATVPLPDLTSVSVSTQSDGFFALKLKEGSASAVKGDFLLSSEHLIEIITKLHRTGATSADSEQLNIDISDEFLVQFKHDKVCVKFVQGAPKNGNSVSCKRKNNRLLEVSVPATA from the exons AGGCCAGTAAGCTGGTGATGTCATATGTGGCAGCGGTGTGTGGGAAGGGCCAGGAGGTGAATAAGGTCAAGGAACAGCTGCTGCAGTCCAATCCCGTGCTGGAGG CCTTTGGAAATGCCAAAACAGTGAGGAATGACAACTCTTCCAGATTT GGGAAGTACATGGATATTGAGTTTGACTTCAAAGGAGATCCTCTGGGAGGAGTCATCAGCAACT ATTTGCTGGAGAAGTCACGTGTGGTCAAACAGCCAAGGGGAGAGAGGAACTTCCACGTCTTTTATCAGCTTTTGTCCGGAGCCTCTGATGACACACTCA AGAAGCTGAAGCTGGATCGTGACTTCAGCAAGTACAACTACCTGAGCCTGGATTCTGCTGCGGTCAATGGGCTGGATGATGCGGCTAACTTCAGGACAGTCAGG AATGCCATGCAGATCGTGGGCTTCATGGAGGACGAGGTGCAGTCGGTGCTGGAGCTGGTGGCAGCCGTGCTGAAGCTCGGCAACATTGAGTTCAAGCCGGAGTCGCGCTGTAACGGCACTGATGAGAGCCGCATCAAAGACAAAAATG ATCTGAAAGAGATGTGTGAGCTGCTGGGGATCGAACAGTCAGTGCTGGAAAGAGCATTCAGCTACCGCACAGTGGAGGCTAAGCTGGAAAAAGTGTCCACAACCCTGAACGTGGCTCAG GCCTACTATGCCCGAGACGCCCTTGCCAAAAATCTCTACAGTCGTCTGTTTAGCTGGCTAGTAACCAGGATCAACGAAAGCATTAAA GCACAAACTAAAGCTCGCCACAAGGTCATGGGTGTGCTTGACATCTATGGCTTTGAGATTTTTGAG GACAACAGCTTTGAGCAGTTTATCATCAACTACTGCAACGAGAAGCTGCAGCAGATCTTCATCGAGCTGACGCTGCGTGAGGAGCAGGAGGAATATGTCAGAGAG GGCATCGAGTGGACCAACATTGAGTATTTCAACAACGCTattatctgtgacctcattgaGAAT CACCAAAATGGAATCTTGGCCATGTTGGACGAGGAGTGCCTGAGGCCGGGGACAGTCACCGATGAGACCTTCCTGGACAAACTGAACACCATCTGCGCTGAACACCAGCACTTTGAGAGTCGCCTCAGCAAGAATTCAAAGTTCCTCACCGATCACAGCCTGCCACACAACTGCTTCCGAATCCAGCACTACGCCGGCAAG GTGCTGTACCGTGTTGAGGGCTTTGTAGACAAGAACAACGACTTGTTATACAGGGACCTGTCGCAGGCCATGTACAAGGCCAACCACAGCCTCATCAAACAGCTGTTCCCCGAGGGCAACCCCGCCAAAGTCAACCTGAAGAGACCACCGACCGCTGGATTCCAGTTCAAAGCATCAGTGGGGACGCTGATGAAGAACCTGCTGACCAAGAACCCAAACTACATCCG GTGCATCAAGCCCAATGACAAGAAGGCCTCCCACATCTTCACCGACTCTCTAGTCTGCCATCAGGTGCGCTACCTGGGCCTGATGGAGAACGTCCGCGTGAGGAGAGCAGGCTACGCCTTCCGCCAGGCCTACGAGCCATGCCTGGAACGCTACAAAATGCTGTGCAAACGGACCTGGCCCCATTGGAGAGGGCCTGCCAG GGAAGGAGTGGAGGTGCTGATGGCCGACCTCCAGGTCCCAGCTGAGGAGTTTTCCTATGGCCGCTCAAAGATCTTCATCAGGAACCCAAGAACG CTCTTCTTcttggaggagaggaggaggcaaTGCCTGCAAGACCTGGCCACTCTCATTCAGAAGATCTACCGTGGCTGGAAGTGTCGCAGCCACTTCCTGCTGCTGAAAAAGAGTCAGATAGTGGTGGCGGCGTGGTACCGCCGATATGCG CAACAAAAGAAATACCAGCAGATCAAGAGCGCCACCACTGTGGTGCAGTCCTACACCAGAGGATGGCAG GCCCGGAAACTCCTGAGAGAGCTGAAATATCAGAAGAGATGTGAAGAGGCAGTGACCACCATTGCGGCCTTCTGGCACGGCACCCAG GCTCGGATGGAGCTGAGACGTCTAAAACAAGAAGCGCGGAATAAACACGCTGTGACAGTAATTTGGGCATACTGGCAGGGAACCAAG GCTCGCAGGGAGCTGAGGAGACTGAAGGAAGAGGCCAGGCGTAAGCATGCTGTCGCTGTGATTTGGGCCTACTGGCAGGGACTCAAG GTCCGCAGAGAGTACAGAAAATTCTTCAGGGCAAATGCAGGCAAGAAGATCTATGACTTCACCATCCAGAGAATT ATGCAAAAATACTTCCTGGGCCTGAAGAGCACCATGCCCTCCATGTCACCCATAGACAAGAGCTGGCCCACCAGGCCTTACCTCTTTCTGGATGGAGTTCACACAGAACTGAGGAGAATCTTCCATCTCTGGAGG TGCAAGAAATACAGGAGCCAATtcacagaggagaagaaggcCATTTTTGAGGAGAAGCTGGAGGCCAGTGAGATCTTCAAGGATAAGAAGGCCCTTTACCCAAGCAG TGTGAGCCAGCCCTTCAAAGGAGACTACCTGGAGATAACCAAGAACCCCAAATATCAGAAACTCAGCAGTGCTGTGGATGAGAAGGTTCTGCTGGCGGACGTGGTCAACAAGATTAACAGGGCCAATGGCAAG GGTACAGCTCGAATCTTCCTGCTGACTAAGAAGAACTTCCTCCTTGCTGACCAGAAGACAGGCCAGGTGAAGGCCACTGTTCCCCTGCCAGACCTCACCAGTGTGTCAGTCAGCACACAGAGCGACGGCTTCTTTGCTCTCAAACTCAAAGAG GGCTCAGCCTCAGCTGTCAAAGGAGATTTCTTACTCAGCAGTGAACATCTGATCGAGATCATCACTAAACTCCATCGTACTGGGGCCACATCTGCAGACAGCGAGCAGCTCAACATCGACATCTCAGACGA GTTTTTAGTGCAGTTCAAGCACGACAAAGTATGCGTGAAGTTCGTCCAGGGAGCCCCCAAGAACGGCAACAGTGTGTCCTGCAAGCGCAAGAACAACCGCCTGCTGGAGGTGTCGGTGCCCGCAACAGCGTAG
- the myo1b gene encoding unconventional myosin-Ib isoform X1, whose amino-acid sequence MEVKTSLLDNMIGVGDMVLLEPLSEDSFIENLRNRFDHNEIYTYIGSVVISMNPYRSLPIYTPDKVEEYRNRNFYELSPHIYALADEAYRSLRDQDKDQCILITGESGAGKTEASKLVMSYVAAVCGKGQEVNKVKEQLLQSNPVLEAFGNAKTVRNDNSSRFGKYMDIEFDFKGDPLGGVISNYLLEKSRVVKQPRGERNFHVFYQLLSGASDDTLKKLKLDRDFSKYNYLSLDSAAVNGLDDAANFRTVRNAMQIVGFMEDEVQSVLELVAAVLKLGNIEFKPESRCNGTDESRIKDKNDLKEMCELLGIEQSVLERAFSYRTVEAKLEKVSTTLNVAQAYYARDALAKNLYSRLFSWLVTRINESIKAQTKARHKVMGVLDIYGFEIFEDNSFEQFIINYCNEKLQQIFIELTLREEQEEYVREGIEWTNIEYFNNAIICDLIENHQNGILAMLDEECLRPGTVTDETFLDKLNTICAEHQHFESRLSKNSKFLTDHSLPHNCFRIQHYAGKVLYRVEGFVDKNNDLLYRDLSQAMYKANHSLIKQLFPEGNPAKVNLKRPPTAGFQFKASVGTLMKNLLTKNPNYIRCIKPNDKKASHIFTDSLVCHQVRYLGLMENVRVRRAGYAFRQAYEPCLERYKMLCKRTWPHWRGPAREGVEVLMADLQVPAEEFSYGRSKIFIRNPRTLFFLEERRRQCLQDLATLIQKIYRGWKCRSHFLLLKKSQIVVAAWYRRYAQQKKYQQIKSATTVVQSYTRGWQARKLLRELKYQKRCEEAVTTIAAFWHGTQARMELRRLKQEARNKHAVTVIWAYWQGTKARRELRQLKEEARNKHAVSVIWAGWQGTKARRELRRLKEEARRKHAVAVIWAYWQGLKVRREYRKFFRANAGKKIYDFTIQRIMQKYFLGLKSTMPSMSPIDKSWPTRPYLFLDGVHTELRRIFHLWRCKKYRSQFTEEKKAIFEEKLEASEIFKDKKALYPSSVSQPFKGDYLEITKNPKYQKLSSAVDEKVLLADVVNKINRANGKGTARIFLLTKKNFLLADQKTGQVKATVPLPDLTSVSVSTQSDGFFALKLKEGSASAVKGDFLLSSEHLIEIITKLHRTGATSADSEQLNIDISDEFLVQFKHDKVCVKFVQGAPKNGNSVSCKRKNNRLLEVSVPATA is encoded by the exons AGGCCAGTAAGCTGGTGATGTCATATGTGGCAGCGGTGTGTGGGAAGGGCCAGGAGGTGAATAAGGTCAAGGAACAGCTGCTGCAGTCCAATCCCGTGCTGGAGG CCTTTGGAAATGCCAAAACAGTGAGGAATGACAACTCTTCCAGATTT GGGAAGTACATGGATATTGAGTTTGACTTCAAAGGAGATCCTCTGGGAGGAGTCATCAGCAACT ATTTGCTGGAGAAGTCACGTGTGGTCAAACAGCCAAGGGGAGAGAGGAACTTCCACGTCTTTTATCAGCTTTTGTCCGGAGCCTCTGATGACACACTCA AGAAGCTGAAGCTGGATCGTGACTTCAGCAAGTACAACTACCTGAGCCTGGATTCTGCTGCGGTCAATGGGCTGGATGATGCGGCTAACTTCAGGACAGTCAGG AATGCCATGCAGATCGTGGGCTTCATGGAGGACGAGGTGCAGTCGGTGCTGGAGCTGGTGGCAGCCGTGCTGAAGCTCGGCAACATTGAGTTCAAGCCGGAGTCGCGCTGTAACGGCACTGATGAGAGCCGCATCAAAGACAAAAATG ATCTGAAAGAGATGTGTGAGCTGCTGGGGATCGAACAGTCAGTGCTGGAAAGAGCATTCAGCTACCGCACAGTGGAGGCTAAGCTGGAAAAAGTGTCCACAACCCTGAACGTGGCTCAG GCCTACTATGCCCGAGACGCCCTTGCCAAAAATCTCTACAGTCGTCTGTTTAGCTGGCTAGTAACCAGGATCAACGAAAGCATTAAA GCACAAACTAAAGCTCGCCACAAGGTCATGGGTGTGCTTGACATCTATGGCTTTGAGATTTTTGAG GACAACAGCTTTGAGCAGTTTATCATCAACTACTGCAACGAGAAGCTGCAGCAGATCTTCATCGAGCTGACGCTGCGTGAGGAGCAGGAGGAATATGTCAGAGAG GGCATCGAGTGGACCAACATTGAGTATTTCAACAACGCTattatctgtgacctcattgaGAAT CACCAAAATGGAATCTTGGCCATGTTGGACGAGGAGTGCCTGAGGCCGGGGACAGTCACCGATGAGACCTTCCTGGACAAACTGAACACCATCTGCGCTGAACACCAGCACTTTGAGAGTCGCCTCAGCAAGAATTCAAAGTTCCTCACCGATCACAGCCTGCCACACAACTGCTTCCGAATCCAGCACTACGCCGGCAAG GTGCTGTACCGTGTTGAGGGCTTTGTAGACAAGAACAACGACTTGTTATACAGGGACCTGTCGCAGGCCATGTACAAGGCCAACCACAGCCTCATCAAACAGCTGTTCCCCGAGGGCAACCCCGCCAAAGTCAACCTGAAGAGACCACCGACCGCTGGATTCCAGTTCAAAGCATCAGTGGGGACGCTGATGAAGAACCTGCTGACCAAGAACCCAAACTACATCCG GTGCATCAAGCCCAATGACAAGAAGGCCTCCCACATCTTCACCGACTCTCTAGTCTGCCATCAGGTGCGCTACCTGGGCCTGATGGAGAACGTCCGCGTGAGGAGAGCAGGCTACGCCTTCCGCCAGGCCTACGAGCCATGCCTGGAACGCTACAAAATGCTGTGCAAACGGACCTGGCCCCATTGGAGAGGGCCTGCCAG GGAAGGAGTGGAGGTGCTGATGGCCGACCTCCAGGTCCCAGCTGAGGAGTTTTCCTATGGCCGCTCAAAGATCTTCATCAGGAACCCAAGAACG CTCTTCTTcttggaggagaggaggaggcaaTGCCTGCAAGACCTGGCCACTCTCATTCAGAAGATCTACCGTGGCTGGAAGTGTCGCAGCCACTTCCTGCTGCTGAAAAAGAGTCAGATAGTGGTGGCGGCGTGGTACCGCCGATATGCG CAACAAAAGAAATACCAGCAGATCAAGAGCGCCACCACTGTGGTGCAGTCCTACACCAGAGGATGGCAG GCCCGGAAACTCCTGAGAGAGCTGAAATATCAGAAGAGATGTGAAGAGGCAGTGACCACCATTGCGGCCTTCTGGCACGGCACCCAG GCTCGGATGGAGCTGAGACGTCTAAAACAAGAAGCGCGGAATAAACACGCTGTGACAGTAATTTGGGCATACTGGCAGGGAACCAAG GCCCGGAGAGAGCTGCGTCAGCTGAAGGAGGAGGCGAGGAATAAACATGCCGTATCGGTCATTTGGGCCGGCTGGCAGGGCACCAAG GCTCGCAGGGAGCTGAGGAGACTGAAGGAAGAGGCCAGGCGTAAGCATGCTGTCGCTGTGATTTGGGCCTACTGGCAGGGACTCAAG GTCCGCAGAGAGTACAGAAAATTCTTCAGGGCAAATGCAGGCAAGAAGATCTATGACTTCACCATCCAGAGAATT ATGCAAAAATACTTCCTGGGCCTGAAGAGCACCATGCCCTCCATGTCACCCATAGACAAGAGCTGGCCCACCAGGCCTTACCTCTTTCTGGATGGAGTTCACACAGAACTGAGGAGAATCTTCCATCTCTGGAGG TGCAAGAAATACAGGAGCCAATtcacagaggagaagaaggcCATTTTTGAGGAGAAGCTGGAGGCCAGTGAGATCTTCAAGGATAAGAAGGCCCTTTACCCAAGCAG TGTGAGCCAGCCCTTCAAAGGAGACTACCTGGAGATAACCAAGAACCCCAAATATCAGAAACTCAGCAGTGCTGTGGATGAGAAGGTTCTGCTGGCGGACGTGGTCAACAAGATTAACAGGGCCAATGGCAAG GGTACAGCTCGAATCTTCCTGCTGACTAAGAAGAACTTCCTCCTTGCTGACCAGAAGACAGGCCAGGTGAAGGCCACTGTTCCCCTGCCAGACCTCACCAGTGTGTCAGTCAGCACACAGAGCGACGGCTTCTTTGCTCTCAAACTCAAAGAG GGCTCAGCCTCAGCTGTCAAAGGAGATTTCTTACTCAGCAGTGAACATCTGATCGAGATCATCACTAAACTCCATCGTACTGGGGCCACATCTGCAGACAGCGAGCAGCTCAACATCGACATCTCAGACGA GTTTTTAGTGCAGTTCAAGCACGACAAAGTATGCGTGAAGTTCGTCCAGGGAGCCCCCAAGAACGGCAACAGTGTGTCCTGCAAGCGCAAGAACAACCGCCTGCTGGAGGTGTCGGTGCCCGCAACAGCGTAG